Within Flagellimonas maritima, the genomic segment AGCAAATAAATTTCGTCTTTAGCAAATTCATAAGTATAATTTTTCAACCTTCGAAACTGCAATAATTTTTCAAAAAGTTTTTTGGTCTGACTTTCCCTGAAATTTACATATGTCTTAGGGTAATATGATATGTATTTGTCGTATTCTGGATAACTCTGTTGGAAAAGCTCTTTTACCAATCGATTACCCTGAAAATGTCCTTCTTCCAGTTTATTAATGTAAAATAAAGGGAGTACGTCATCAATAATGGAAATTTCTAAAGACAGATTTTGGTTAACCTTACATTTTCTAAATAGATTATATACTGAATATAAAGAATCACCTTTTAGATATTTAAAGGTAACTTTGGATTTCATCAAATCATCGGTCACTTCTTTATAATGAATTTGTCTAATGCTATCCAGTTTAAGTCCCTTAGCTAAAAAATATGGTTTCAAATCAATTGTGAAATCACTTACAATCTCTTTTTGTTTGCTAGTCTTATGCTGCACAAGCATAATAAAATCTTTCTGAAGCGGTGTGAAATCACAATATGCGTCCACAAACCGCATTGGCTGAAGCACTCGGTTCGATTTATTCATGATATACTTCAGTTAATCCTTAGGAAGTTTGGCCAGTTTTGGATTATTCCTGGCTACATTCAATAATTCTGTCTTGGAATAGAAGATAGATCTTCCAATTTGATAAAAAGGGACTAAGCCCTTTTTTTTCCATAGAATAATGCTTTGTACTGAAACCCCTAAGAGTTCACAAGCCTCTGATTGAGTTAACCTATCTTCCTCAGGTGTGATGTGCGTTTCACCGATGAGTTCCGTCTTACGGACTCGATCAATTACATTTTCAACAATTCTTTCCAAGTCCTGCTTAGAAAAAGCATACAATACTGTGTTTTGTTTATCCATTGTTCTTGAATTTGACGAGTTAATTAATTATTTGATTTATTTCTTATTTTTCTATTTTATCCCATGTTCTTGACATTTCATTGGCCTTGAAATCCTCAGCTATTTTTACGTATTTCATAAAGGAAGCTTCGTCCTTATGCCCTGTTATGTTTTTTACTACCTTATCGCTCATTCCTAAGATTAAGCTATTGGTCACAAAAGTTTTTCTCGCCGTATGACTAGTAATTAGTGCATATTTAGGTCTGGTCGTATCAATTCGTTTCCTACCAATATATCTGGTTATAGTAATGGGCTCGTTCAATCCAACCTCCTGACAGCATTCTTTTATATACTCATTGAATTTCTGGCCAGATAATTTGGGTAATGGTTCATAGATTGTGTTCTTATACCTTGCCAAAATTTCTTTGGCCATTTTGTTTAATGGAATGACGTGATTTGTCATTTTTGTTTTTTGTATAGTCAGACTTAGAAATTCACCGCGTACATTCGAAGGCCGTAATTTTCGTAAATCGGAAAAACGAAGGCCTGTAAAACACCCGAAGCAATATATATCCCTTACGTTCGAAAGTCTTTTGGATTTAAATACATGATGATATAAAACCATCAATTCTTTCATAGTGAGGTAAATGACCTCAATGTCATCCTCATTCCTTTTGAATTTTTTAAACTCCAAATTATCATGGTAACCCCTTTCCAGCGACCAGTTCATAAACGTTTTAATAAAGGCAATCAGTTTACTATAATAATTGTTCATAGTGCTCCGCTCCAAAAATGCATAATCCCGGAAAGCTTCTAAAAATCTATGATTTATACTTTCAAAACCAAGACCATATCCTACTGATTTTTCAAAAGCTTTAATAAACGCTATACACGAGTTGTATTTTTTTATGGTTCCTTTCGCTCTAACAGATTTATGGGTTTCCACGAACTCCTCCAACGATTGAAAAAAGTCCTTCTTAATCAGAATGGAAGCTTTGTCTTCAAGACAGTGCTTTATGGCTTCATTCGTGAGTGTTTTTCCATTGATAAGGGAAAGACGGTATAATTGTTTTATCTTATTTTCTAAATCGTCAAGAACAAGATTGTATTCTAAGTGGTAATTATAGCACTCGTGTTTTAGGTTGGGTTTGATTCTTTGGTCTTTCCAATCTTTGGGAAGTACTTTTACATCAGGGACACGTTTTCTGACCCTACACGAATTATAGGATACAATTAGACGGATTGGTACCAATCCATCCTTATTAATATTCTCATATCTAAGATTGTAAGAAACTTGAAGCATTCAACATGTTTTTTAAACAGAATTAATTTAATTCCTGTTATAAAGGTTGAATAGTCTTTAAATTGGGGTCAAATTCAGGGTCAGAAAACTGTTTAAATATAACTAAACAAATTTAACATTGCACTGAATTTCTCTTATAAGCCCATTTATCTAATGATATTACGGGTTAAAATGAGCTTTATATTTTTAAATTCAAATTTAAGCCCTGGTAGGGCTACAAAGGTAGGCAGGGTATTTATTTTAGAAGCAAATTCGATTTTTGCTGTGGCTACAAACCACATTTCTTTTCAACTTTTCTTAACTACCTTAGCAAAAACTCATTCTATATGGAGCGGAAAGTCAAAAATGTATTTGTAAAAGGAGCCATAAATCCCAACTTTATAGCAGATTCTATTGCCAAGCATCAATCCAAAACCCAGATAGGGGCCCACGACATTTTTTTGGGACAGGTACGGGCGGATCAAATGGAAGGTAAAACAGTAAGTGCCATTGAGTATACAGCATATGAAGAAATGGCCAACCTAAAGTTTGATGAAATAAGGGAAAATACATTCTCTAAATTTGACATTACTTGTATGCATATTTACCATAGTTTGGGGAAAGTGGGTATGGGAGAACTTTGCCTATTTGTATTCGTTTCTTCTCCGCACCGTAAAGTTGCTTTTGAAGCACTGCACTATGTGGTCGAGGAAATTAAGGCCCATGTACCGGTTTTTGGAAAAGAACTTTTTGAAGATGATTCATACCAGTGGAAAGTAAATACATAGTTTTATGGTAGATATTACACAGAAGCAAGCTACCCAACGGACGGCCATAGCACAGGCCGTGGTCAAAGTAAGTTCTATGGTTACCATAGATGCCATAAAAAAAGATGCTGTTCCCAAAGGAGATGTTTTTTCCATGAGTAGGGCTGCAGGTTTCTTGGGAGTGAAAAAGACTGCTGATTTATTGCCAGATTGTCACCCTTTGCCCGTTGAACATTGCAGTATCGAATATGAAATAGATGAGCTGGACATTATTATAAAAATTTTGGTAAAGACGTTCTACAAAACAGGCGTTGAAGTGGAAGCCATGCACGGTGCCAGTGTCGTTGCTTTGAACATGTACGATATGCTCAAGCCCATAGATAAAGGCGTAGAAATCCACAACATAAAACTTTTAACGAAAACAGGGGGAAAATCCGATATTAAAAGAGCGTAACTTTTTCTTTAAAAACTTCGCTATCAAATGTTTTTTATTTTAATTTTAGATTGATTAGGTAATAATCCAAAAAAAATGAACGACCTCAAACGAGTTATCGTCGATTTTAAAAAATTGACCCCAGAAGTTTTAAAACTCACTGTAGAGCGTTATCCCGATGGATATGGGGATGGAGATATCATTTCGTTCCGTAATGCAAAGGGTGAACGCATCGAAGCTGTTGAAGTTTTGACCGATGACACCAAATATTTGGTAAAGATCAGTGAGAAGCTCGAGTACACCATGGAGAACTATGACAAGAACGATTATGAAGATTTTGATGACAATGATCCTGAAGCTGTTGTAGATCCATTTACTGAGCTCAATTCCAACGAAGAAGAATAACAAATTTTCATTTCAAGATTCCATTTCAATTAATTCTGCCGTTTTTTAATTTAAATACCTTTTAAATTATCCAACATTTCCGCTGTAGTACTGTTCAGATCAAAGTTGGGTTTCCAGTTCCAATCTTTTCTGGCATCGCTGTCATCAACACTGCTCGGCCATGAATCTGCGATTTGTTGTCTAAAATCCGGAACATACGTAGCTTTAAAATTGGGAATGTGCTTTTGAATGCTTTGGGTTATTTCTTTTGGGCTGAAGCTCATGCTTCCCAAATTATATGAAGACCGGATGGTAAGGTTTTCAGCTGGGCTTTCCATTAGATTTATGGTAGCTTTAATGGCATCTTCCATATACATCATGGGCAATTTGGTTTCTTCGCTCAA encodes:
- a CDS encoding helix-turn-helix domain-containing protein translates to MDKQNTVLYAFSKQDLERIVENVIDRVRKTELIGETHITPEEDRLTQSEACELLGVSVQSIILWKKKGLVPFYQIGRSIFYSKTELLNVARNNPKLAKLPKD
- a CDS encoding site-specific integrase — its product is MLQVSYNLRYENINKDGLVPIRLIVSYNSCRVRKRVPDVKVLPKDWKDQRIKPNLKHECYNYHLEYNLVLDDLENKIKQLYRLSLINGKTLTNEAIKHCLEDKASILIKKDFFQSLEEFVETHKSVRAKGTIKKYNSCIAFIKAFEKSVGYGLGFESINHRFLEAFRDYAFLERSTMNNYYSKLIAFIKTFMNWSLERGYHDNLEFKKFKRNEDDIEVIYLTMKELMVLYHHVFKSKRLSNVRDIYCFGCFTGLRFSDLRKLRPSNVRGEFLSLTIQKTKMTNHVIPLNKMAKEILARYKNTIYEPLPKLSGQKFNEYIKECCQEVGLNEPITITRYIGRKRIDTTRPKYALITSHTARKTFVTNSLILGMSDKVVKNITGHKDEASFMKYVKIAEDFKANEMSRTWDKIEK
- a CDS encoding molybdenum cofactor biosynthesis protein MoaE — protein: MERKVKNVFVKGAINPNFIADSIAKHQSKTQIGAHDIFLGQVRADQMEGKTVSAIEYTAYEEMANLKFDEIRENTFSKFDITCMHIYHSLGKVGMGELCLFVFVSSPHRKVAFEALHYVVEEIKAHVPVFGKELFEDDSYQWKVNT
- the moaC gene encoding cyclic pyranopterin monophosphate synthase MoaC; the encoded protein is MVDITQKQATQRTAIAQAVVKVSSMVTIDAIKKDAVPKGDVFSMSRAAGFLGVKKTADLLPDCHPLPVEHCSIEYEIDELDIIIKILVKTFYKTGVEVEAMHGASVVALNMYDMLKPIDKGVEIHNIKLLTKTGGKSDIKRA